In one Bufo gargarizans isolate SCDJY-AF-19 chromosome 11, ASM1485885v1, whole genome shotgun sequence genomic region, the following are encoded:
- the CDCA4 gene encoding cell division cycle-associated protein 4, which produces MFTRGMKRKCFDPEAIDGSLVDVKTHPSYTLERQSMLDMSLVKLQLCHMLVEPNLCRSVLIANTVRQIQEEMTQDGSWQLFYAQQIDPPAPSDRLVSTEILCRSSKDQAEEKCSEEAYITYSEELEVQETQEISELSTVPSVKVVQNAASGLWEEESPQENRANLQKSIDHIFETLEGRNTNSMEDLFSEVDTSYYDLDTVLTGMMGNSKLGHCDVLESLSQSAAPTHCKAELNEIDHVVEILVES; this is translated from the coding sequence ATGTTCACTCGAGGAATGAAGAGAAAGTGCTTTGATCCAGAAGCCATTGACGGGTCCTTGGTCGATGTAAAGACTCATCCGTCCTATACCCTGGAACGTCAGTCCATGTTGGACATGTCGCTAGTGAAGCTTCAGCTGTGCCACATGCTGGTAGAGCCAAACCTCTGCCGTTCAGTGCTCATCGCCAACACGGTGAGGCAGATACAAGAGGAGATGACTCAAGACGGCAGCTGGCAGTTATTTTACGCACAGCAAATTGATCCCCCGGCCCCCTCGGATCGTCTCGTTTCGACAGAAATTCTGTGTCGCTCTTCCAAGGATCAAGCCGAAGAGAAATGCTCTGAAGAGGCCTATATTACATACAGCGAGGAGCTGGAGGTTCAAGAGACTCAGGAGATTTCTGAGCTCTCGACGGTCCCTTCGGTTAAAGTGGTGCAGAACGCGGCGTCCGGCCTCTGGGAGGAGGAAAGTCCGCAGGAAAACCGAGCAAACCTTCAAAAATCCATAGACCATATATTTGAAACCCTGGAAGGGAGAAACACCAATTCCATGGAAGACTTGTTTTCCGAGGTGGACACCTCTTATTACGACCTTGATACTGTGCTGACTGGGATGATGGGGAATTCTAAGCTGGGCCACTGCGATGTGCTTGAGAGCTTGTCCCAGTCCGCCGCGCCCACTCACTGCAAGGCAGAGCTCAACGAGATTGATCACGTTGTGGAGATTCTTGTCGAATCTTGA